Proteins from one Mus pahari chromosome 10, PAHARI_EIJ_v1.1, whole genome shotgun sequence genomic window:
- the Ccdc151 gene encoding coiled-coil domain-containing protein 151 isoform X2 gives MTSPLCWAAATSTVTSPEQAPAPSSKAKGSKVHRNKSMGRAQAWPAHHPKSATSFHATKSAVHAQVLELQRKIQLLEGDRKAFYESSQWNMKKNQDTINQLQEETKALHTQLKDLVQGDSKVVHAIIQEWKSEKPYLKNRTCEQALEYLEHQLREKMNQLNALRHQVMLRQKRLEDLRLQHSLRQLEMAEVQDSNTEAAKTMRNLENRLEKARMKAEEAEHITNVYLQLKSYLQEESLNLESRLDSMEAEVMNTKHEVQELKVVNQEAINARDIAKNQLQYLEESAIRDRKKREHYITDCKKRAEEKKLQTERMERKTHRDHVLLQSEDTIQDHQRHKEEELRQRWSMYQMEVMFGKVKDATGVAESHAVVRRFLAQDETFTQLENLKKDNELALVKLKEEKQRLQRELENLKYSGDATLVSQRRLHEEMQKTFKKEEQRHNEVQERLDHTSRILQLVKDCLEHLANKLSHIKLDDSILAGKKLDRDSEDYPYNLLVVVQEKLLKLQDQLESQDVSELLRHIADREFLATLEGKLPLYNTRILLPVASVKDKFFDEEESEDDDRDVVTRAAFKLRSQKLIEARSKKRNRLRRS, from the exons ATGACgtctcccctgtgctgggcagccGCGACCAGCACGGTGACTAGCCCGGAGCAAGCTCCAGCGCCCTCTTCCAAAGCCAAGGGCAGTAAGGTTCACCGAAACAAGTCTATGGGCCGGGCCCAGGCCTGGCCTGCACACCATCCCAAGTCAGCAACCTCCTTCCATGCGACGAAGTCTGCTGTGCACGCACAGGTGCTTGAGTTACAAAGAAAAATCCAACTGTTAG AGGGTGACCGGAAGGCCTTTTATGAGAGCTCCCAGTGGAACATGAAGAAGAACCAAGACACCATCAACCAGCTCCAGGAGGAGACCAAGGCTCTCCACACGCAGCTCAAAGACCTGGTGCAG GGAGACTCTAAAGTGGTTCACGCGATCATTCAGGAATGGAAGTCGGAGAAACCGTACTTGAAGAACAGGACTTGTGAG CAGGCCCTGGAGTACCTGGAGCACCAGTTGAGGGAGAAGATGAACCAGCTGAATGCCTTGCGACACCAGGTAATGCTGCGGCAGAAACGGCTGGAGGACCTGAGGCTGCAGCACAGCCTGCGCCAGCTGGAGATGGCAGAGGTCCAAGACAGCAACACAGAGGCCGCCAAG ACCATGCGCAACCTGGAGAATCGGTTGGAGAAGGCCCGGAtgaaggcagaagaggcagagcaCATCACTAATGTGTACCTGCAGCTCAAGTCTTACCTCCAG GAGGAGAGTCTCAACTTGGAGAGCCGGCTAGATTCCATGGAGGCTGAGGTGATGAACACCAAACATGAGGTGCAAGAGCTGAAAGTGGTGAATCAAGAGGCTATAAATGCCCGGGACATTGCCAAG AACCAGCTGCAGTATCTGGAGGAGTCTGCGATTAGAGACCGTAAGAAGCGCGAGCATTACATAACTGACTGCAAGAAGCGGGCAGAAGAGAAGAAACTTCAGACAGAGCGTATGGAGCGCAAG ACCCACCGAGACCATGTATTGCTGCAGTCAGAAGATACAATACAGGACCACCAGCGCCACAAGGAAGAGGAGCTGAGGCAGCGCTGGAGCATGTACCAGATGGAAGTGATGTTTGGAAAGGTCAAGGATGCCACTGGAGTAGCTGAATCACAT GCGGTGGTGCGCAGGTTCCTGGCCCAGGACGAGACCTTCACACAGTTGGAGAATCTCAAGAAGGACAATGAGCTGGCGTTGGTGAAGTTGAAGGAGGAGAAGCAGCGGCTCCAGAGGGAGCTGGAGAACCTCAAGTACTCAGGGGATGCTACGCTGGTGAG CCAGCGGAGGCTCCACGAAGAGATGCAAAAGACATTCAAGAAGGAGGAGCAGCGTCACAATGAAGTCCAGGAGCGACTGGATCACACCTCTCGAATCCTCCAGTTGGTCAAAGATTGCCTGGAGCATTTGGCCAACAAACTGAGTCACATAAAACTG GATGATAGCATATTGGCAGGAAAGAAGTTAGACCGGGACTCAGAGGACTACCCGTACAATCTGCTGGTAGTTGTCCAGGAAAAGCTGCTGAAACTGCAGGACCAACTGGAGAGCCAGGACGTGTCCGAGTTGCTGCGACACATAGCAGACCGAGAG TTCCTGGCCACGCTAGAAGGAAAGCTGCCCCTATACAACACCCGCATCCTTCTGCCGGTCGCCAGTGTCAAGGACAAGTTCTTTG aTGAAGAGGAGAGTGAGGATGATGACCGTGATGTGGTGACCCGCGCTGCCTTCAAGCTCCGTTCCCAGAAGTTAATTGAAGCCCGCAGCAAGAAGCGCAATAGGTTGCGCAGATCTTAG
- the Ccdc151 gene encoding coiled-coil domain-containing protein 151 isoform X1 has translation MTSPLCWAAATSTVTSPEQAPAPSSKAKGSKVHRNKSMGRAQAWPAHHPKSATSFHATKSAVHAQVLELQRKIQLLEGDRKAFYESSQWNMKKNQDTINQLQEETKALHTQLKDLVQGDSKVVHAIIQEWKSEKPYLKNRTCEQALEYLEHQLREKMNQLNALRHQVMLRQKRLEDLRLQHSLRQLEMAEVQDSNTEAAKTMRNLENRLEKARMKAEEAEHITNVYLQLKSYLQEESLNLESRLDSMEAEVMNTKHEVQELKVVNQEAINARDIAKNQLQYLEESAIRDRKKREHYITDCKKRAEEKKLQTERMERKQTHRDHVLLQSEDTIQDHQRHKEEELRQRWSMYQMEVMFGKVKDATGVAESHAVVRRFLAQDETFTQLENLKKDNELALVKLKEEKQRLQRELENLKYSGDATLVSQRRLHEEMQKTFKKEEQRHNEVQERLDHTSRILQLVKDCLEHLANKLSHIKLDDSILAGKKLDRDSEDYPYNLLVVVQEKLLKLQDQLESQDVSELLRHIADREFLATLEGKLPLYNTRILLPVASVKDKFFDEEESEDDDRDVVTRAAFKLRSQKLIEARSKKRNRLRRS, from the exons ATGACgtctcccctgtgctgggcagccGCGACCAGCACGGTGACTAGCCCGGAGCAAGCTCCAGCGCCCTCTTCCAAAGCCAAGGGCAGTAAGGTTCACCGAAACAAGTCTATGGGCCGGGCCCAGGCCTGGCCTGCACACCATCCCAAGTCAGCAACCTCCTTCCATGCGACGAAGTCTGCTGTGCACGCACAGGTGCTTGAGTTACAAAGAAAAATCCAACTGTTAG AGGGTGACCGGAAGGCCTTTTATGAGAGCTCCCAGTGGAACATGAAGAAGAACCAAGACACCATCAACCAGCTCCAGGAGGAGACCAAGGCTCTCCACACGCAGCTCAAAGACCTGGTGCAG GGAGACTCTAAAGTGGTTCACGCGATCATTCAGGAATGGAAGTCGGAGAAACCGTACTTGAAGAACAGGACTTGTGAG CAGGCCCTGGAGTACCTGGAGCACCAGTTGAGGGAGAAGATGAACCAGCTGAATGCCTTGCGACACCAGGTAATGCTGCGGCAGAAACGGCTGGAGGACCTGAGGCTGCAGCACAGCCTGCGCCAGCTGGAGATGGCAGAGGTCCAAGACAGCAACACAGAGGCCGCCAAG ACCATGCGCAACCTGGAGAATCGGTTGGAGAAGGCCCGGAtgaaggcagaagaggcagagcaCATCACTAATGTGTACCTGCAGCTCAAGTCTTACCTCCAG GAGGAGAGTCTCAACTTGGAGAGCCGGCTAGATTCCATGGAGGCTGAGGTGATGAACACCAAACATGAGGTGCAAGAGCTGAAAGTGGTGAATCAAGAGGCTATAAATGCCCGGGACATTGCCAAG AACCAGCTGCAGTATCTGGAGGAGTCTGCGATTAGAGACCGTAAGAAGCGCGAGCATTACATAACTGACTGCAAGAAGCGGGCAGAAGAGAAGAAACTTCAGACAGAGCGTATGGAGCGCAAG CAGACCCACCGAGACCATGTATTGCTGCAGTCAGAAGATACAATACAGGACCACCAGCGCCACAAGGAAGAGGAGCTGAGGCAGCGCTGGAGCATGTACCAGATGGAAGTGATGTTTGGAAAGGTCAAGGATGCCACTGGAGTAGCTGAATCACAT GCGGTGGTGCGCAGGTTCCTGGCCCAGGACGAGACCTTCACACAGTTGGAGAATCTCAAGAAGGACAATGAGCTGGCGTTGGTGAAGTTGAAGGAGGAGAAGCAGCGGCTCCAGAGGGAGCTGGAGAACCTCAAGTACTCAGGGGATGCTACGCTGGTGAG CCAGCGGAGGCTCCACGAAGAGATGCAAAAGACATTCAAGAAGGAGGAGCAGCGTCACAATGAAGTCCAGGAGCGACTGGATCACACCTCTCGAATCCTCCAGTTGGTCAAAGATTGCCTGGAGCATTTGGCCAACAAACTGAGTCACATAAAACTG GATGATAGCATATTGGCAGGAAAGAAGTTAGACCGGGACTCAGAGGACTACCCGTACAATCTGCTGGTAGTTGTCCAGGAAAAGCTGCTGAAACTGCAGGACCAACTGGAGAGCCAGGACGTGTCCGAGTTGCTGCGACACATAGCAGACCGAGAG TTCCTGGCCACGCTAGAAGGAAAGCTGCCCCTATACAACACCCGCATCCTTCTGCCGGTCGCCAGTGTCAAGGACAAGTTCTTTG aTGAAGAGGAGAGTGAGGATGATGACCGTGATGTGGTGACCCGCGCTGCCTTCAAGCTCCGTTCCCAGAAGTTAATTGAAGCCCGCAGCAAGAAGCGCAATAGGTTGCGCAGATCTTAG
- the Prkcsh gene encoding glucosidase 2 subunit beta isoform X1 produces MLLLLLLLLPLCWAVEVKRPRGVSLSNHHFYEESKPFTCLDGTATIPFDQVNDDYCDCKDGSDEPGTAACPNGSFHCTNTGYKPLYILSSRVNDGVCDCCDGTDEYNSGTVCENTCREKGRKEKESLQQLAEVTREGFRLKKMLIEEWKTAREEKQSKLLELQAGKKSLEDQVETLRAAKEEAERPEKEAKDQHRKLWEEQQAAAKARREQELAASAFQELDDNMDGMVSLAELQTHPELDTDGDGALSEEEAQALLSGDTQTDTTSFYDRVWAAIRDKYRSEVLPTDIPVPEVTEPKEEKPPVLPPTEEEEEEEEEPEEEEEEEEEEEVQGEQPKEAPPPLQPPQPPSPTEDEKMPPYDEETQAVIDAAQEARSKFEEVERSLKEMEESIRSLEQEISFDFGPSGEFAYLYSQCYELTTNEYVYRLCPFKLVSQKPKHGGSPTSLGTWGSWAGPDHDKFSAMKYEQGTGCWQGPNRSTTVRLLCGKETVVTSTTEPSRCEYLMELMTPAACPEPPPETPSDGDHDEL; encoded by the exons atgctgctgctgctgctgctcctgctaccCCTGTGTTGGGCAGTAGAAGTTAAGAGACCCCGGGGCGTTTCCCTCAGCA ACCATCACTTCTATGAAGAATCTAAGCCTTTCACATGTTTGGACGGCACAGCCACCATCCCATTCGATCAGGTGAACGATGATTACTGCGACTGTAAGGACGGTTCAGATGAGCCTG gTACAGCTGCTTGTCCCAATGGCAGCTTTCACTGCACCAACACTGGGTACAAGCCCTTGTATATCCTCTCCAGCCGGGTCAATGATGGGGTATGTG ACTGCTGCGACGGCACTGATGAATACAACAGCGGCACGGTCTGCGAGAACACCTGCAG AGAGAAGGGCCGCAAGGAAAAAGAGTCCCTGCAGCAGCTGGCGGAGGTCACCCGAGAAGGGTTCCGCCTGAAGAAGATGCTCATCGAGGAGTGGAAGACAGCCCGGGAAGAAAAGCAG AGTAAGCTGCTTGAGCTCCAGGCTGGGAAGAAGTCCCTGGAAGACCAGGTTGAAACACTGCGGGCAgcgaaagaagaggcagagaggccagagaaggaggcCAAGGACCAGCACCGGAAACTGTGGGAAG AGCAGCAAGCTGCTGCCAAGGCCCGGCGGGAACAGGAGCTGGCAGCCAGTGCCTTCCAGGAACTGGACGACAACATGGATGGGAT GGTCTCGCTGGCTGAGTTACAGACTCACCCGGAGCTGGACACAGATGGAGATGGAGCGCTGTCTGAGGAGGAGGCCCAG GCCCTTCTCAGTGGAGACACACAGACTGACACCACCTCCTTCTATGACCGTGTCTGGGCTGCCATCAGGGACAAGTACCGCTCTGAG GTCCTGCCCACTGACATACCTGTTCCGGAGGTGACTGAGCCCAAAGAGGAAAAGCCACCAGTGTTGCCacccacagaggaggaggaagaggaggaggaggagccagaagaagaggaggaggaagaggaagaggaggaggtgcaGGGGGAGCAGCCCAAG gaggccccacccccactgcagcCCCCACAGCCTCCCAGCCCCACGGAGGATGAAAAGATGCCACCGTATGATGAGGAGACCCAGGCTGTCATCGATG CTGCCCAGGAGGCGCGGAGTAAGTTTGAGGAAGTTGAACGGTCCTTGAAAGAGATGGAAGAGTCCATCAG GAGTTTGGAACAAGAGATCTCCTTTGATTTCGGTCCCTCTGGAGAGTTTGCATACCTCTACAGCCAATGCTACGAGCTCACCACAAATGA GTACGTCTACCGGCTTTGCCCCTTCAAACTGGTCTCCCAGAAACCCAAACATGGGGGCTCCCCGACCAGCCTGGG CACATGGGGCTCCTGGGCTGGCCCTGATCATGACAAGTTCAGTGCGATGAAGTATGAGCAGGGCACAGGCTGTTGGCAGGGCCCCAACCGCTCCACCACA GTGCGCCTGCTGTGTGGCAAAGAGACTGTGGTGACCAGCACCACGGAGCCCAGTCGCTGCGAGTACCTCATGGAGCTGATGACACCAGCAGCCTGCCCAGAGCCGCCACCAGAAACACCCAGTGATGGGGACCATGACGAGCTGTAG
- the Prkcsh gene encoding glucosidase 2 subunit beta isoform X2 has protein sequence MLLLLLLLLPLCWAVEVKRPRGVSLSNHHFYEESKPFTCLDGTATIPFDQVNDDYCDCKDGSDEPGTAACPNGSFHCTNTGYKPLYILSSRVNDGVCDCCDGTDEYNSGTVCENTCREKGRKEKESLQQLAEVTREGFRLKKMLIEEWKTAREEKQSKLLELQAGKKSLEDQVETLRAAKEEAERPEKEAKDQHRKLWEEQQAAAKARREQELAASAFQELDDNMDGMVSLAELQTHPELDTDGDGALSEEEAQALLSGDTQTDTTSFYDRVWAAIRDKYRSEVLPTDIPVPEVTEPKEEKPPVLPPTEEEEEEEEEPEEEEEEEEEEEEAPPPLQPPQPPSPTEDEKMPPYDEETQAVIDAAQEARSKFEEVERSLKEMEESIRSLEQEISFDFGPSGEFAYLYSQCYELTTNEYVYRLCPFKLVSQKPKHGGSPTSLGTWGSWAGPDHDKFSAMKYEQGTGCWQGPNRSTTVRLLCGKETVVTSTTEPSRCEYLMELMTPAACPEPPPETPSDGDHDEL, from the exons atgctgctgctgctgctgctcctgctaccCCTGTGTTGGGCAGTAGAAGTTAAGAGACCCCGGGGCGTTTCCCTCAGCA ACCATCACTTCTATGAAGAATCTAAGCCTTTCACATGTTTGGACGGCACAGCCACCATCCCATTCGATCAGGTGAACGATGATTACTGCGACTGTAAGGACGGTTCAGATGAGCCTG gTACAGCTGCTTGTCCCAATGGCAGCTTTCACTGCACCAACACTGGGTACAAGCCCTTGTATATCCTCTCCAGCCGGGTCAATGATGGGGTATGTG ACTGCTGCGACGGCACTGATGAATACAACAGCGGCACGGTCTGCGAGAACACCTGCAG AGAGAAGGGCCGCAAGGAAAAAGAGTCCCTGCAGCAGCTGGCGGAGGTCACCCGAGAAGGGTTCCGCCTGAAGAAGATGCTCATCGAGGAGTGGAAGACAGCCCGGGAAGAAAAGCAG AGTAAGCTGCTTGAGCTCCAGGCTGGGAAGAAGTCCCTGGAAGACCAGGTTGAAACACTGCGGGCAgcgaaagaagaggcagagaggccagagaaggaggcCAAGGACCAGCACCGGAAACTGTGGGAAG AGCAGCAAGCTGCTGCCAAGGCCCGGCGGGAACAGGAGCTGGCAGCCAGTGCCTTCCAGGAACTGGACGACAACATGGATGGGAT GGTCTCGCTGGCTGAGTTACAGACTCACCCGGAGCTGGACACAGATGGAGATGGAGCGCTGTCTGAGGAGGAGGCCCAG GCCCTTCTCAGTGGAGACACACAGACTGACACCACCTCCTTCTATGACCGTGTCTGGGCTGCCATCAGGGACAAGTACCGCTCTGAG GTCCTGCCCACTGACATACCTGTTCCGGAGGTGACTGAGCCCAAAGAGGAAAAGCCACCAGTGTTGCCacccacagaggaggaggaagaggaggaggaggagccagaagaagaggaggaggaagaggaagaggaggag gaggccccacccccactgcagcCCCCACAGCCTCCCAGCCCCACGGAGGATGAAAAGATGCCACCGTATGATGAGGAGACCCAGGCTGTCATCGATG CTGCCCAGGAGGCGCGGAGTAAGTTTGAGGAAGTTGAACGGTCCTTGAAAGAGATGGAAGAGTCCATCAG GAGTTTGGAACAAGAGATCTCCTTTGATTTCGGTCCCTCTGGAGAGTTTGCATACCTCTACAGCCAATGCTACGAGCTCACCACAAATGA GTACGTCTACCGGCTTTGCCCCTTCAAACTGGTCTCCCAGAAACCCAAACATGGGGGCTCCCCGACCAGCCTGGG CACATGGGGCTCCTGGGCTGGCCCTGATCATGACAAGTTCAGTGCGATGAAGTATGAGCAGGGCACAGGCTGTTGGCAGGGCCCCAACCGCTCCACCACA GTGCGCCTGCTGTGTGGCAAAGAGACTGTGGTGACCAGCACCACGGAGCCCAGTCGCTGCGAGTACCTCATGGAGCTGATGACACCAGCAGCCTGCCCAGAGCCGCCACCAGAAACACCCAGTGATGGGGACCATGACGAGCTGTAG